A part of Cystobacter ferrugineus genomic DNA contains:
- the cpaB gene encoding Flp pilus assembly protein CpaB encodes MLKGKTPLIIALGLGLLAGIIAWSAIKKKEADVRRGWNLVPVVVATQDLPEGTVITFEMISQRQVPEQFVTSSVVKPDSANYVVGQKVLVALQTGDPLLWSQFETTKAAERLSTKVQKKVRAVTIDSRTTTSVGGWVRPNDHVDVIGTFRDPQTDESVAVTLLQNVIVLATGKVTGTTNVNLIPESQREYNNITLMVIPEEAEILTLASELGNLTLSLRNEEDVDMIEERGRATITTLLSGERTRVLEQKRREIIQIIKGNASEKNAVGSSGTP; translated from the coding sequence ATGTTGAAGGGTAAGACTCCTCTGATCATCGCGCTGGGCCTCGGCCTGCTGGCTGGAATCATCGCGTGGTCCGCCATCAAGAAGAAGGAGGCGGACGTACGCCGGGGCTGGAACCTGGTGCCGGTGGTGGTGGCCACGCAGGATCTGCCCGAGGGGACCGTCATCACCTTCGAGATGATCAGCCAGCGCCAGGTGCCCGAGCAGTTCGTCACCTCCTCGGTGGTCAAGCCGGACTCGGCCAACTACGTGGTGGGCCAGAAGGTGCTCGTGGCGCTGCAGACGGGCGACCCGCTGCTGTGGAGCCAGTTCGAGACGACCAAGGCCGCCGAGCGCCTGTCCACCAAGGTGCAGAAGAAGGTGCGCGCCGTCACCATCGACTCGCGCACCACCACGTCGGTGGGCGGCTGGGTGCGTCCCAATGATCACGTGGACGTGATCGGCACCTTCCGGGATCCGCAGACGGACGAGAGCGTGGCGGTGACGCTCCTGCAGAACGTGATCGTCCTGGCCACCGGCAAGGTGACGGGCACCACGAACGTCAACCTCATCCCCGAGTCCCAGCGCGAGTACAACAACATCACGCTGATGGTCATCCCCGAGGAGGCGGAGATCCTCACCCTGGCCTCGGAGCTCGGCAACCTCACGCTGTCGCTGCGCAACGAGGAGGACGTGGACATGATCGAGGAGCGCGGCCGCGCCACCATCACCACGCTCTTGTCGGGCGAGCGCACCCGCGTGCTCGAGCAGAAGCGCCGCGAGATCATCCAGATCATCAAGGGCAACGCCTCGGAGAAGAACGCCGTGGGCTCCTCGGGCACTCCCTGA
- a CDS encoding TadE/TadG family type IV pilus assembly protein: MSEHNPPSRESGQAAVESALVLPLMVFLGLGLIQLTMMQQAKLMTEYAAYCAARTGIVWNGNNERMHDAAIMALLPTMGRTDTLLHLGKTWALAQLYDEALQLLAWPNKKQSDDPKAGSTKTSSVPASVNGSNLFGQVRVDTVNPSWYSPIKSVWKLRSGAGWKELDFDGPDTYPQVPSLESKIAKFFNLALPDNDEEVYRKATVLSIRVRYWYELRVPFANWIIFTSWWAANAGVTLGGAIYKPTTDSGARITSKKGGMSEVGAVPVKGIEHQRGYNSLYGPEMTVLWMLATGSIPLLSKYVGKRYFIPLTATYSMRMQSNFYYKWLMHLEPEWGL, translated from the coding sequence ATGAGTGAACACAACCCCCCGTCCCGGGAATCAGGGCAAGCGGCGGTCGAATCGGCACTGGTGCTGCCGCTCATGGTCTTCCTCGGTCTGGGCCTCATCCAGCTCACGATGATGCAGCAGGCCAAGCTGATGACCGAGTACGCGGCGTACTGCGCGGCGCGCACGGGCATCGTGTGGAACGGCAACAACGAGCGCATGCACGACGCGGCCATCATGGCGCTGCTGCCGACCATGGGCCGCACGGACACCCTGCTGCACCTGGGCAAGACGTGGGCGCTGGCGCAGCTCTACGACGAGGCGCTGCAGCTTCTGGCCTGGCCGAACAAGAAGCAGAGCGATGATCCCAAGGCGGGCTCGACGAAGACATCGAGCGTGCCGGCGTCGGTGAACGGCTCCAACCTCTTCGGCCAGGTGCGCGTCGACACGGTGAACCCCTCCTGGTACTCGCCCATCAAGAGCGTGTGGAAGCTGCGCTCGGGCGCGGGCTGGAAGGAGCTGGACTTCGACGGGCCGGACACCTACCCGCAGGTGCCCTCGCTGGAGTCGAAGATCGCCAAGTTCTTCAACCTGGCCCTGCCGGACAACGACGAGGAGGTCTACCGCAAGGCCACCGTGCTGAGCATCCGGGTGCGCTACTGGTACGAGCTGCGCGTGCCCTTCGCCAACTGGATCATCTTCACGTCCTGGTGGGCGGCCAACGCGGGCGTGACCCTGGGCGGCGCCATCTACAAGCCCACGACCGACTCGGGCGCTCGCATCACCAGCAAGAAGGGCGGCATGAGCGAGGTGGGCGCGGTGCCCGTCAAGGGAATCGAGCACCAGCGCGGCTACAACTCGCTCTACGGGCCGGAGATGACCGTGCTCTGGATGCTGGCCACCGGCAGCATCCCGCTGCTCTCGAAGTACGTGGGCAAGCGCTACTTCATCCCGCTGACGGCCACCTACAGCATGCGGATGCAGTCGAACTTCTACTACAAGTGGCTGATGCACCTGGAACCGGAGTGGGGACTGTAG
- a CDS encoding pilus assembly protein TadG-related protein produces the protein MKRQEGQALVLACLLMLILSVALITTVNIGHGVHERIRLQNTADAAAYSTAAMEARAFNFYAFTNRTQVSHYVSAMVWQSLDSFLFSIQAFLTDIFGFMRTIGPCFPSDSRSSYWIVVCAVLDKLPYISIIMKALDIVYKAIRGILILMSKIMDPIDSVIGKVVVPGHRMLNGVMAGAATAVMMSTSTYVLGTSNAIIAANDPNVDSLIPQTLAGVINQCLYNRTHYKQANGTPFSPVNPFKELDPTQREENSKVARAKRVMAGITNATRFPCDAKSGICPETLVTKRTLGALLPIPDWLSPLESFLDSIPKWGQTRFLTYKLGYGTDENETGAKSKKRNKIREMNDLPNLPMGMIAQGDILAADDPYYIKLGPSKIGVVNNPFSCPKERKSSDERTWRDCWGDPREDKDSTLKTSIWALSKGERKGGAHWRVVFPGQASDEDDEEVGIYESKPCLLREPVFKKCLFKISVYVANTRIDPDDKNHPWEGLMPFPHFEPGDYAKDCGGGFGSDPSTTEMAQRKHDFNQPSTWVLLNKSTDELHNSKADQTGATYNRPGLLNDSGKLTFSMGSSSTTLDLDNDRKKLEIAGFQISSGMSVISRGQTYYHRPGNWTEQPNFFNPYWRPRLAAVWQGRESLPLINKLTNALPESVRDTPAKIITH, from the coding sequence ATGAAGCGGCAGGAGGGCCAGGCCCTGGTGCTCGCCTGCCTGTTGATGCTCATCCTGAGCGTCGCGCTCATCACGACGGTGAACATCGGCCATGGGGTGCACGAGCGCATCCGCCTGCAGAACACGGCGGACGCGGCGGCCTACTCCACGGCGGCGATGGAGGCGCGCGCGTTCAACTTCTACGCGTTCACCAACCGCACCCAGGTGTCGCACTACGTGTCGGCGATGGTGTGGCAGTCGCTCGACTCGTTCCTGTTCTCCATCCAGGCGTTCCTGACGGACATCTTCGGCTTCATGCGCACCATCGGTCCGTGTTTCCCCTCGGACTCACGCAGCAGTTACTGGATCGTCGTCTGCGCGGTGCTCGACAAGCTGCCCTACATCAGCATCATCATGAAGGCGCTGGACATCGTCTACAAGGCGATCCGGGGGATCCTCATCCTCATGAGCAAGATCATGGACCCCATCGACTCCGTCATCGGAAAGGTGGTGGTGCCCGGGCACCGGATGCTCAACGGGGTGATGGCGGGCGCGGCCACCGCGGTGATGATGTCCACGTCCACCTACGTGCTGGGCACCTCCAACGCGATCATCGCCGCGAACGATCCCAACGTGGACTCGCTCATCCCGCAGACGCTCGCGGGGGTCATCAATCAGTGCCTCTACAACCGCACCCACTACAAGCAGGCCAACGGCACGCCGTTCTCTCCGGTCAACCCGTTCAAGGAACTGGACCCCACGCAGCGGGAGGAGAACAGCAAGGTCGCCCGCGCCAAGCGGGTGATGGCGGGGATCACCAACGCCACGCGCTTCCCCTGTGACGCGAAGTCGGGCATCTGCCCGGAGACGTTGGTCACCAAGCGCACCCTGGGCGCGCTGCTGCCCATCCCCGATTGGCTCTCGCCCCTGGAGTCGTTCCTCGACAGCATCCCCAAGTGGGGCCAGACGCGCTTTCTCACCTACAAGCTCGGCTACGGCACGGATGAGAACGAGACGGGGGCCAAGTCCAAGAAGCGCAACAAGATCCGCGAGATGAACGACCTGCCCAACCTCCCCATGGGCATGATCGCCCAGGGAGACATCCTCGCCGCGGACGACCCGTATTACATCAAGCTGGGGCCGAGCAAGATCGGCGTTGTCAACAACCCCTTCAGCTGTCCCAAGGAGAGGAAATCGAGCGACGAGCGGACGTGGCGCGACTGCTGGGGAGACCCGCGCGAGGACAAGGACAGCACGCTCAAGACGAGCATCTGGGCCTTGAGCAAGGGTGAGCGCAAGGGCGGCGCGCACTGGCGGGTGGTATTCCCCGGCCAGGCCTCCGACGAGGATGACGAGGAGGTGGGGATCTACGAGAGCAAGCCCTGTCTGTTGAGGGAGCCTGTCTTCAAGAAGTGCTTGTTCAAGATCTCCGTGTACGTGGCCAACACCCGGATCGATCCGGATGACAAGAACCACCCCTGGGAAGGTCTGATGCCCTTCCCGCACTTCGAGCCCGGCGACTACGCGAAGGACTGCGGAGGAGGCTTCGGCTCCGACCCCAGCACCACGGAGATGGCCCAGCGCAAGCACGACTTCAACCAGCCGTCGACCTGGGTGCTGCTCAACAAGAGCACGGACGAGTTGCACAACTCCAAGGCGGACCAGACCGGCGCCACCTACAACCGGCCGGGCCTGCTCAACGACAGCGGCAAGCTCACCTTCTCCATGGGCTCGTCGTCCACGACGCTGGACCTGGACAACGATCGCAAGAAGCTGGAGATCGCCGGCTTCCAGATCTCCTCGGGCATGAGCGTCATCTCGCGCGGACAGACGTACTACCACCGGCCCGGCAACTGGACCGAGCAGCCCAACTTCTTCAACCCCTACTGGAGACCGCGCCTGGCGGCCGTCTGGCAGGGCCGGGAGTCGCTGCCGCTCATCAACAAGCTCACCAACGCGCTGCCCGAGTCCGTGCGCGACACGCCCGCGAAGATCATCACCCACTGA
- a CDS encoding TadE/TadG family type IV pilus assembly protein produces MLRSRAHKKTVRRGAAIVEFALVVPILVSILMFSMFLSDIIRAKLKMQEASRYTAWEMSSYTLSDYGSADHDKAFETAQKAAVDEATERYKDLDSLEPDGKFGFMLSADPVQVKVENQTVAGIDLSRVFEGSGGSGPEVAGAVGKTLNFFLDHFEMNTKGQVQVEITSRLASLGLPRNYLQQEQKGFFDVDNWGGKDLSNLPVKNRYTLIANGWHLPDGANAVMAPKRAGVHSGGDSQHGMAVQVARMTFLGVGNYADKVGLGGLSDIANFVFPDFFGPFVAANNYEPSAEGNECNKPGHGASLGLNNLNKYPGLDDDAQRCFDTAPFRDTQAYDNSLYRKVFMARGNSFMGCKNEQADMPNTPAPDPSVQKDKNKKKVSCE; encoded by the coding sequence ATGCTCCGCTCACGCGCACACAAGAAGACCGTCCGGCGCGGCGCCGCCATCGTGGAGTTCGCGCTCGTGGTGCCCATCCTGGTGTCCATCCTCATGTTCAGCATGTTCCTGAGCGACATCATCCGGGCGAAGCTCAAGATGCAGGAGGCGAGCCGCTACACGGCGTGGGAGATGAGCAGCTACACGCTGAGCGACTACGGCAGCGCGGATCATGACAAGGCCTTCGAGACCGCCCAGAAGGCGGCGGTGGACGAGGCGACCGAGCGCTACAAGGACCTGGACTCGCTCGAGCCCGACGGCAAGTTCGGCTTCATGCTGAGCGCGGATCCGGTGCAGGTGAAGGTGGAGAACCAGACCGTGGCGGGCATCGACCTGAGCCGGGTGTTCGAGGGCAGCGGAGGCAGCGGCCCCGAGGTCGCCGGCGCGGTGGGCAAGACGCTCAACTTCTTCCTCGACCACTTCGAGATGAACACCAAGGGGCAGGTGCAGGTGGAGATCACCAGCAGGCTCGCCAGCCTCGGGCTGCCCCGCAACTACCTGCAGCAGGAGCAGAAGGGTTTCTTCGACGTGGACAACTGGGGCGGCAAGGACCTGAGCAACCTGCCCGTGAAGAACCGCTACACGCTCATCGCCAACGGGTGGCACCTGCCGGACGGAGCCAACGCCGTCATGGCCCCCAAGCGGGCGGGCGTGCACAGCGGTGGTGACAGCCAGCACGGCATGGCCGTACAGGTGGCGAGGATGACGTTCCTCGGTGTAGGAAACTACGCGGACAAGGTGGGGTTGGGCGGGCTCAGCGATATCGCCAACTTCGTGTTCCCCGACTTCTTCGGACCCTTCGTGGCCGCCAACAACTATGAGCCCTCGGCCGAGGGGAACGAATGCAACAAGCCGGGGCACGGCGCCTCGTTGGGGCTCAACAACCTCAACAAGTATCCCGGCCTGGACGATGACGCCCAGCGCTGCTTCGACACGGCCCCCTTCCGCGATACCCAGGCCTACGACAACTCGCTCTACCGCAAGGTGTTCATGGCCCGGGGCAACAGCTTCATGGGCTGCAAGAACGAGCAGGCGGACATGCCCAACACGCCCGCCCCTGATCCCAGCGTCCAGAAGGACAAGAACAAGAAGAAGGTGTCGTGCGAGTAA
- a CDS encoding TadE/TadG family type IV pilus assembly protein encodes MKTPVPTHTLRRRARRGQAMVEYSVINWFLVFFLIVMMSVDLGNGDEKMNVIDAFLRAYQIYYDSFYFVLNLPFP; translated from the coding sequence ATGAAGACGCCCGTGCCGACCCATACGCTCCGCCGCCGCGCCCGTCGTGGCCAGGCCATGGTGGAGTACTCCGTCATCAACTGGTTCCTGGTGTTCTTCCTCATCGTGATGATGAGCGTCGACCTGGGCAACGGGGACGAGAAGATGAACGTCATCGACGCCTTCCTGCGCGCGTACCAGATCTATTACGACTCGTTCTACTTCGTGCTCAACCTGCCGTTCCCGTGA
- a CDS encoding anti-sigma factor family protein: protein MKTQNAHANEDRLLDFAYDELPLSEARAVEQHLQDCSRCAETLRGIRGVRRSMARLPLEAAPEAGLDSLLAYAQQSARRAAAGAEPAPRWWRRLMAPALSMAAVSVFGIVVLQVNRDVDLSPSLQSKSSAKDAFLPAKAEMAPAPAPAAAPAQAPLPEDAAPLAFSQRAEKPSYASRRDIPPMAKSKPAPAARGRAAEGKASAPTGMGGSASKKKSTVAADDSEPLAESIQGMSLAEAAAPAPVMDVDSFQKEEARRAPAGAPPPSAAPASPPPRVASASPRPEPSKGRVDSEAREVAEGVSASSGLAAARASPSPAELVRQADSALRSGDRAQEAVFLRAALAAGAQGTQALTVLSRLCDAEAALGRRRNAIEVCKRVMATAPGSSEARSALRVLEEQLRSPEPEAGGEVEKR from the coding sequence ATGAAGACCCAGAACGCTCATGCGAACGAGGATCGGCTGCTGGACTTCGCCTATGACGAGCTGCCGCTGTCCGAGGCGCGCGCGGTGGAGCAGCACCTCCAGGACTGCTCGCGGTGCGCGGAGACCCTTCGGGGGATTCGCGGCGTGCGCCGTTCCATGGCCCGCCTGCCCCTGGAAGCCGCGCCCGAGGCGGGACTGGACTCCCTGCTCGCGTATGCGCAGCAGTCCGCTCGCAGGGCCGCGGCGGGCGCGGAGCCCGCCCCACGTTGGTGGCGCCGCCTGATGGCTCCCGCGTTGAGCATGGCGGCCGTGAGCGTCTTCGGGATCGTGGTCCTCCAGGTGAACCGCGACGTGGACCTGAGCCCCTCGCTCCAGAGCAAGAGTTCCGCGAAGGATGCCTTCTTGCCCGCCAAGGCCGAGATGGCCCCGGCCCCGGCCCCTGCCGCGGCCCCCGCGCAAGCGCCGCTCCCCGAGGATGCCGCGCCCCTCGCTTTCTCCCAGCGCGCCGAAAAACCCTCCTACGCTTCACGCCGCGACATTCCCCCGATGGCCAAGTCGAAGCCGGCACCCGCGGCGCGAGGCCGGGCCGCGGAGGGAAAAGCCAGTGCGCCGACGGGGATGGGTGGGAGCGCCTCGAAGAAGAAAAGCACGGTGGCTGCCGACGACTCCGAGCCGCTCGCGGAGAGCATTCAGGGGATGTCGCTGGCGGAGGCCGCGGCCCCCGCGCCCGTGATGGACGTCGACAGCTTCCAGAAGGAGGAAGCGAGGCGCGCGCCCGCCGGGGCACCGCCGCCGTCCGCCGCCCCGGCGAGTCCGCCGCCCCGCGTGGCCAGCGCTTCGCCACGGCCGGAGCCGTCCAAGGGGAGAGTGGATTCCGAGGCGCGTGAGGTGGCCGAGGGCGTGTCGGCTTCCAGCGGGCTCGCGGCCGCGAGGGCTTCTCCGTCCCCCGCGGAGCTGGTGCGGCAAGCCGACTCGGCTCTTCGCTCGGGAGATCGAGCCCAGGAAGCCGTCTTCCTCCGCGCGGCCCTGGCCGCTGGCGCCCAGGGCACTCAAGCCCTGACGGTGCTCTCCCGCTTGTGCGACGCGGAAGCCGCGCTGGGTCGGCGCCGCAACGCCATCGAGGTCTGCAAGCGGGTCATGGCGACGGCGCCCGGCTCCAGTGAGGCCCGGTCGGCCCTTCGCGTCCTGGAGGAGCAGCTTCGGTCGCCCGAGCCCGAGGCTGGCGGCGAGGTCGAGAAACGCTAG
- a CDS encoding RNA polymerase sigma factor, translating to MGRGGARGPGLGGVLEPDLSDERLMLAFRAGDVRAFEVLVRRHRAPVFNFILRFTGHRARAEDVLQETWLKVVRGAPDYETKAKFTTWLYTIARNLCVDSARKESYRQAASLESPTAGSEGEDSRPLGEALPDEGASPERGAYNARVRPLLERALAGLPEEQREVFVLREYSGIPFKDIAEVTGVSENTVKSRMRYALEGLRRRLAELGVDGDLAEDGRTVAG from the coding sequence ATGGGACGAGGCGGGGCGCGGGGCCCCGGGCTTGGGGGAGTGTTGGAACCGGATCTCTCAGACGAACGGTTGATGCTCGCCTTCCGGGCGGGAGACGTCCGGGCGTTCGAGGTATTGGTGCGCAGGCACCGGGCCCCGGTGTTCAACTTCATCTTGCGCTTCACGGGCCACCGCGCCCGGGCGGAAGACGTCCTTCAGGAGACGTGGTTGAAGGTGGTGCGCGGCGCACCGGACTACGAAACGAAGGCGAAGTTCACCACCTGGCTGTACACGATCGCGAGGAACCTCTGCGTGGACAGCGCGCGCAAAGAGAGCTATCGGCAGGCCGCCTCGCTGGAGTCACCCACGGCGGGCTCCGAGGGAGAGGACAGCCGTCCATTGGGCGAGGCCCTTCCCGACGAGGGCGCGAGCCCCGAACGTGGCGCCTACAACGCCCGGGTGAGGCCCTTGCTGGAGCGCGCCCTGGCCGGTCTGCCCGAGGAGCAACGTGAGGTCTTCGTGCTGCGCGAGTACAGCGGCATTCCCTTCAAGGACATCGCCGAGGTGACGGGCGTGTCGGAGAACACGGTGAAGAGCCGCATGCGCTATGCCTTGGAGGGCCTGCGCCGGCGGCTGGCCGAACTCGGCGTGGATGGCGATCTGGCAGAGGATGGAAGGACGGTGGCGGGATGA
- a CDS encoding DUF2085 domain-containing protein, producing MFWLSHHHPEEYNRTYVLGGIRVCARCLGTYPVLLAVLVGLFKLRAPLTWSWDVPVVLGLTLPALVDWAVGRFRPTGGSNAVRTLTGVLLGVALGRSLFIHLQRPLPAVLLWQAALVAGVAVPVLLATSRKSNPGP from the coding sequence GTGTTCTGGCTCAGTCACCATCATCCCGAGGAGTACAACCGCACCTATGTGCTCGGGGGCATCCGGGTATGTGCCCGCTGCCTGGGCACCTATCCGGTCCTGCTGGCGGTTCTGGTGGGGTTGTTCAAGCTGCGTGCCCCGCTGACGTGGTCCTGGGACGTGCCGGTGGTGCTGGGCCTCACCCTGCCCGCGCTCGTGGACTGGGCCGTGGGCCGCTTCCGTCCCACCGGGGGTTCCAATGCCGTGCGCACCCTCACCGGGGTGCTGCTGGGCGTGGCCCTCGGCCGCTCGCTGTTCATCCACCTCCAGCGGCCCCTGCCCGCGGTGCTCCTGTGGCAGGCGGCCCTGGTGGCCGGTGTCGCCGTGCCCGTGCTGCTCGCCACCTCCAGGAAGTCCAACCCCGGCCCCTGA
- a CDS encoding ABC transporter ATP-binding protein, whose amino-acid sequence MSQPGARAMTEPLLQVRDVKTHFPVRGGPWGRVRGSVKAVDGVSFDVRRGETLGLVGESGCGKSTLGRTLLRLVGPTAGSIRFEGRELTGLSQRELRPLRRRMQLVFQDPYASLNPRMSVRELLGEPFAIHGLERGAAREAKVAGLLDMMGLPREALDRYPHEFSGGQRQRIGIARAIALRPDLVVADEPISALDVSIQAQIVNLLVDLQRELGLTYVFIAHDLKIVEYVSTRVAVMYLGRIVELADAADLYRTPRHPYTQALLSAVPVPDPERRRARILLQGDVPSPLAPPPGCAFHPRCPFAMERCRRETPPLYSLERGHTAACFLVENDARERPTSAPDASPSHEGG is encoded by the coding sequence ATGTCACAACCCGGTGCCCGCGCCATGACCGAGCCCCTCCTCCAGGTGCGGGACGTGAAGACCCACTTCCCGGTACGGGGCGGGCCGTGGGGACGCGTGCGCGGCAGCGTGAAGGCGGTGGACGGCGTGAGCTTCGACGTGCGGCGCGGCGAGACGCTCGGGCTGGTGGGCGAGAGCGGCTGTGGCAAGAGCACGCTCGGGCGCACCCTCCTGCGGCTCGTGGGGCCCACGGCGGGCTCCATCCGCTTCGAGGGACGGGAGCTGACGGGCCTGTCCCAGCGCGAGCTGCGCCCCTTGCGGCGGCGCATGCAGCTCGTCTTCCAGGATCCCTATGCCTCGCTCAATCCGCGCATGTCCGTGCGGGAGTTGCTCGGCGAGCCCTTCGCCATCCACGGGCTGGAGCGGGGCGCCGCGCGCGAGGCGAAGGTGGCCGGGCTGTTGGACATGATGGGCCTGCCGCGCGAGGCCCTGGACCGCTACCCGCACGAGTTCTCGGGAGGCCAGCGCCAGCGCATCGGCATCGCCCGCGCCATCGCCCTGCGGCCGGACCTCGTCGTCGCCGACGAGCCCATCAGCGCGCTCGACGTCTCCATCCAGGCGCAGATCGTCAACCTGCTCGTGGATCTGCAGCGCGAGCTGGGGCTCACCTACGTCTTCATCGCGCACGACCTGAAGATCGTCGAGTACGTCTCCACGCGCGTGGCGGTGATGTACCTGGGCCGCATCGTGGAACTGGCGGACGCGGCGGACCTCTACCGCACGCCCCGGCACCCCTACACCCAGGCCCTGCTGTCGGCGGTGCCGGTGCCGGATCCCGAGCGGCGCCGGGCGCGCATCCTGCTCCAGGGGGATGTCCCGTCTCCGCTCGCGCCCCCTCCCGGGTGTGCCTTCCATCCGCGCTGCCCCTTCGCCATGGAGCGCTGCCGGCGGGAGACGCCGCCCCTCTACTCGCTGGAGCGGGGGCATACCGCCGCGTGCTTCCTGGTGGAGAACGACGCGCGCGAGCGTCCAACCTCCGCCCCGGATGCTTCCCCCAGCCACGAGGGAGGGTAG
- a CDS encoding ABC transporter ATP-binding protein — protein sequence MSELLLDVRGLKTQLSLEAGPVLAVDDVSFSLPPGGTLGVVGESGCGKSLTALSVMRLVPEPPGRVVGGRILFQGEDLLALPEEKMRRKRGRHLSMVFQEPMTSLNPVYTAGEQIAEGVRLHQGLSRSAARELAVEMLRQVGIPAPEQRVDSYPHELSGGMRQRVMIAMALASGPELLIADEPTTALDVTIQAQILDLLKRLQAERRMAVMLITHDLGVVAGHCDAVVVMYAGRVVERAPVKALFRQPAHPYTAGLLRSIPALQTVEGPPGARPRLKTIPGMVPGLHRLPGGCRFRDRCERALDICARVDPPLESKREGQEAACHNPVPAP from the coding sequence ATGTCCGAACTTCTTCTCGACGTCCGCGGATTGAAGACCCAGCTCTCGCTGGAGGCGGGTCCCGTGCTGGCCGTGGATGACGTGTCCTTCTCCCTGCCGCCCGGGGGCACCCTGGGCGTGGTGGGGGAGAGTGGCTGCGGCAAGAGCCTCACCGCGCTCTCGGTGATGCGCCTGGTGCCCGAGCCTCCTGGCCGGGTGGTGGGCGGGCGCATCCTCTTCCAGGGCGAGGATCTGCTCGCGCTCCCCGAGGAGAAGATGCGCCGCAAGCGCGGGCGTCACCTCTCCATGGTCTTCCAGGAGCCGATGACGTCCCTCAACCCCGTCTACACGGCGGGTGAGCAGATCGCCGAGGGCGTGCGGCTGCACCAGGGCCTGTCGCGCTCCGCCGCGCGCGAGCTCGCCGTGGAGATGTTGCGGCAGGTGGGCATCCCCGCCCCCGAGCAGCGCGTGGACAGCTACCCCCACGAGTTGTCCGGCGGCATGCGCCAGCGGGTGATGATCGCCATGGCGCTCGCCAGCGGCCCGGAGCTGCTCATCGCGGACGAGCCCACCACCGCGCTCGATGTCACCATCCAGGCGCAGATCCTCGATCTGCTCAAGCGGCTGCAGGCCGAGCGCCGCATGGCGGTGATGCTCATCACCCATGACCTGGGCGTGGTGGCGGGGCACTGTGACGCGGTGGTGGTGATGTACGCGGGCCGCGTGGTGGAGCGCGCCCCGGTGAAGGCGCTCTTCCGGCAGCCGGCGCATCCGTACACCGCGGGCCTGCTGCGCTCCATTCCGGCGCTCCAGACGGTGGAGGGGCCACCGGGAGCGCGTCCGCGATTGAAGACGATTCCCGGCATGGTGCCGGGCCTGCACCGGCTGCCCGGGGGCTGCCGCTTCCGCGACCGGTGCGAGCGCGCCCTGGACATCTGCGCGCGGGTGGACCCCCCCTTGGAGTCCAAGCGCGAGGGCCAGGAGGCCGCATGTCACAACCCGGTGCCCGCGCCATGA
- a CDS encoding general secretion pathway protein GspE → MAQIKLGELLIKANVLQESQLKAALAEQAKWGGKLGEILVRMNFVSEDILVRALSKQLAIPAVNLDALKDVPKHVLNRVPVQTARDFALLPMQLRDDGKTLVVAIADPLNVRQLDELRAITKCRIVPNVAGRTAIARAMARFYEDGGELEDADTNFKVVDSHGRTVVRNMKDSPAAQPAPAPMPPMASRESPSVRSGASPVEMLRGVEEVQRKEVAALKAMVELLIEKGVFTRDEYLAKVKR, encoded by the coding sequence ATGGCACAGATCAAGCTCGGCGAACTGCTGATCAAGGCGAACGTTCTCCAGGAGAGCCAGCTCAAGGCGGCGCTCGCGGAGCAGGCGAAATGGGGCGGAAAGCTGGGAGAAATCCTGGTCCGGATGAACTTCGTGTCCGAGGACATCCTGGTCCGGGCGCTCTCCAAGCAGCTCGCCATCCCCGCGGTGAACCTGGACGCGCTCAAGGACGTCCCCAAGCACGTGCTCAACCGGGTTCCGGTCCAGACGGCACGGGACTTCGCGCTGCTGCCCATGCAACTGCGCGATGACGGCAAGACGCTGGTGGTGGCCATCGCGGATCCGCTCAACGTGCGGCAGTTGGACGAGCTGCGCGCCATCACCAAGTGCCGGATCGTCCCCAACGTGGCGGGCCGCACGGCCATCGCGCGCGCCATGGCGCGCTTCTACGAGGACGGGGGCGAGCTGGAGGACGCGGACACCAACTTCAAGGTGGTGGACTCCCATGGCCGCACCGTCGTGCGGAACATGAAGGACTCGCCCGCCGCCCAGCCCGCTCCGGCCCCCATGCCGCCCATGGCCTCGCGCGAGTCGCCCTCGGTGCGCTCGGGCGCCAGCCCGGTGGAGATGCTGCGCGGCGTGGAGGAGGTGCAGCGCAAGGAGGTCGCGGCCCTCAAGGCCATGGTGGAGCTGCTCATCGAGAAGGGCGTCTTCACCCGCGATGAGTACCTGGCGAAGGTCAAGCGTTAG